One part of the Sorangiineae bacterium MSr11954 genome encodes these proteins:
- a CDS encoding amidohydrolase family protein produces the protein MRLCDVLLYTSGAVVGLALPVACTDQTVDGPVRPRFVEDAGEDRTAPRADSELGPNRAAPVTECGRAPLERPASGICAVTQRGSAGRLFRGTVLLPDETLHRGEVLIGDDGIVVCGGCDCSGAPGYAAASVVTCADGVISPGLINPHDHITYANNAPVGHGTERFEHRNDWRRGLRGHTRLETNGSANQKVVRFAELRFLMGGVTSVASAGGEPGLVRNLDSADPVLLEGLPILPADSDTFPLDDSDGTLRTSDCNYGKGRTKSATVAALEGYLPHLSEGVGPEARNEIVCSMVDDAQRNKVDLLGRHTAVVHGIALTESDALGLRMGQTSLIWSPRSNIDLYGNTAPVTLLDAAGVRISLGTDWIASGSMNLLRELKCADALNASYFAAHFSDADLWRMVTLHAALAVGAQNMLGALKPGYVADIAIFDGRTSKDHRAILDAGVEDVVLVLRGGKVLYGDTALLDDPVIGGGACEPIDAGAGEVCGRAKKACVAADIGGGVTLDGPKGIKPEGEKWYPLFVCKDKTPPNEPSCTPYRPEYARGITAGDRDGDGVPNDRDDCPAIFNPPRAVDGGEQADGDGDGRGDACDRCPGDPLNACPHRDVANDGVSARADPNDTDGDGISNGKDNCPGDANPDQRDTDGDGWGDICDACKMANPGAAPCAVTVAQIRDANAPEHPKPHGVVRIRNAYVTALRPYKNTGDARGFYVQTGTEAYDGIYVLAGSKTYGVAVGNELTVEGFYLESFGVSQIRASRVAIDDATSIPRFAPIEVRTSEIVTGASKAETHESMLLRIRGPLTITDDNPDKRIESNEFVVTGNLRIDDHIFTTFGGAVPPKGTSYQELRGILYFSFANTKLLPRNADDLVKMP, from the coding sequence ATGCGCTTGTGCGATGTTCTGCTGTACACGAGCGGGGCGGTGGTCGGGCTCGCCCTGCCCGTGGCGTGCACGGATCAAACGGTGGATGGGCCGGTTCGTCCGCGTTTCGTGGAGGATGCGGGCGAGGATCGAACGGCGCCGCGCGCCGATTCGGAGCTGGGGCCAAACCGCGCGGCGCCGGTGACGGAGTGTGGGCGGGCGCCGCTCGAGCGGCCTGCGTCGGGGATTTGCGCGGTGACCCAGCGGGGAAGCGCGGGGCGCCTGTTTCGAGGGACGGTGCTCCTGCCGGACGAGACGCTCCATCGCGGAGAGGTGCTGATCGGCGACGATGGGATCGTGGTGTGCGGTGGGTGCGATTGCTCGGGCGCGCCAGGATATGCGGCCGCCTCGGTGGTGACGTGCGCCGACGGGGTGATCTCGCCAGGGCTGATCAATCCGCACGATCACATCACGTACGCGAACAACGCGCCGGTGGGGCATGGGACGGAGCGGTTCGAGCACCGCAACGATTGGCGCAGGGGTTTGCGCGGGCACACGCGGCTCGAAACGAACGGCAGCGCGAACCAAAAGGTCGTGCGCTTTGCGGAGCTGCGCTTTCTCATGGGCGGCGTGACCAGCGTGGCGTCGGCCGGGGGAGAGCCCGGGTTGGTACGCAACCTCGACAGCGCCGATCCGGTGCTGCTCGAGGGGCTGCCCATTCTGCCGGCCGACTCCGACACATTTCCGCTCGACGACAGCGATGGAACGTTGCGCACGTCGGACTGCAACTACGGCAAGGGGCGGACGAAATCCGCGACGGTGGCGGCGCTCGAGGGGTACCTTCCGCATCTGTCGGAGGGGGTCGGGCCGGAGGCGCGCAACGAGATCGTCTGCAGCATGGTGGACGATGCGCAGCGGAACAAAGTCGACCTCTTGGGCCGCCACACGGCGGTGGTGCACGGCATCGCCCTCACGGAGTCGGACGCGCTCGGGCTTCGAATGGGCCAGACGTCGCTCATTTGGTCCCCGCGGTCGAACATCGATCTTTACGGCAACACGGCGCCCGTCACCTTGCTCGACGCGGCGGGGGTGCGCATTTCACTGGGCACCGATTGGATCGCCAGCGGGTCGATGAACCTTTTGCGCGAGCTGAAATGCGCCGACGCGCTGAACGCTTCGTACTTCGCCGCGCACTTCTCCGACGCCGATCTCTGGCGGATGGTCACGCTCCACGCCGCCCTCGCCGTGGGCGCGCAGAACATGCTCGGTGCGCTGAAGCCCGGGTACGTGGCCGACATCGCCATCTTCGATGGCCGCACGAGCAAGGACCATCGGGCCATCCTCGACGCGGGGGTGGAAGACGTGGTGCTGGTGCTGCGCGGCGGCAAAGTGCTCTACGGCGATACGGCGTTGCTCGATGATCCGGTCATCGGCGGGGGCGCGTGCGAACCGATCGACGCCGGCGCCGGCGAGGTGTGCGGGCGCGCAAAGAAGGCGTGCGTGGCGGCCGACATCGGCGGCGGCGTAACGCTCGACGGGCCCAAAGGGATCAAGCCGGAGGGCGAAAAATGGTACCCGCTCTTCGTCTGCAAAGACAAAACGCCGCCCAACGAGCCCTCGTGCACGCCGTACCGCCCGGAGTACGCGCGCGGCATCACGGCGGGCGATCGCGACGGCGACGGCGTGCCGAACGACCGAGACGATTGCCCGGCCATCTTCAATCCACCGCGGGCCGTGGACGGCGGCGAGCAAGCCGACGGCGACGGCGATGGCCGCGGCGATGCGTGCGATCGCTGCCCGGGCGATCCGCTCAACGCGTGCCCGCATCGGGATGTCGCAAACGACGGCGTCTCGGCGCGCGCGGATCCCAACGACACGGACGGCGACGGCATTTCCAATGGCAAGGACAATTGCCCTGGCGATGCGAACCCCGATCAGAGAGACACGGACGGCGATGGCTGGGGCGACATTTGCGATGCATGCAAAATGGCGAACCCCGGGGCCGCCCCGTGCGCGGTCACCGTGGCGCAGATCCGCGATGCAAACGCGCCGGAGCATCCGAAGCCCCACGGCGTGGTTCGCATCCGGAACGCGTACGTCACGGCGCTTCGCCCTTACAAGAACACGGGCGACGCACGCGGCTTCTACGTGCAGACCGGCACCGAGGCGTACGATGGAATCTACGTGCTCGCCGGCTCGAAGACATACGGCGTCGCCGTCGGCAACGAGCTCACGGTGGAGGGCTTCTACCTGGAGTCCTTTGGCGTGAGCCAGATCCGAGCGTCACGCGTGGCGATTGACGACGCGACGAGCATCCCCCGCTTCGCCCCCATCGAGGTGCGGACATCCGAGATCGTCACCGGCGCGAGCAAAGCCGAGACCCACGAGTCGATGCTCCTTCGGATTCGCGGACCGCTCACCATCACCGACGACAATCCCGACAAGCGCATCGAGTCGAACGAATTCGTCGTGACGGGCAATCTGCGCATCGACGATCACATCTTCACGACCTTCGGCGGCGCCGTTCCCCCCAAGGGCACGAGCTACCAAGAGCTCCGCGGCATCCTCTACTTTTCGTTCGCCAACACGAAGCTCCTCCCCCGCAACGCGGACGACCTCGTAAAAATGCCCTGA
- a CDS encoding YggT family protein, whose translation MIWVRLIQLINLAFFCVYTLLFIRFGLEYIRANEQVGFVRFIKQYTEPLYRPFRGLLPVMSDPGGHPLVVSILAAMAAVAIVHLILRSLLRAISRPALIED comes from the coding sequence ATGATTTGGGTGCGTCTGATCCAGCTCATCAATCTCGCTTTTTTCTGCGTCTACACGTTGCTCTTCATACGATTCGGTCTCGAATACATTCGTGCGAACGAGCAAGTCGGTTTCGTGCGCTTCATCAAGCAGTACACGGAACCTCTGTATCGGCCCTTCCGAGGTCTACTCCCCGTGATGTCCGATCCGGGTGGACACCCACTCGTTGTTTCGATCCTGGCCGCGATGGCCGCGGTCGCCATCGTCCACTTGATCCTCCGTTCGCTCCTACGGGCCATATCCCGACCGGCGCTGATCGAGGATTGA
- a CDS encoding protein kinase, translating into MAAPELVERSKARIGSVLRDKWRLDSLLGVGGSAAVYAATHRNGKRGAIKLLHPELSVQTDFVARFLREGYVANKIEHSGAVSILDDDHTEDGTAFLVMELLEGYTLERRLRKQSAFPVGDALKIVEDLLDIVNAAHDKGIIHRDLKPANIFVTKKNEVKVLDFGIARLGEAHHLSGSTQMGMPLGTPAFMPPEQARGRWGEVDVRTDLWAVGATLWALLSGQRPRRAETANEELLLAMTEPLPPIGSVAPHVSLEVCKLVDRAVAFDMSARWPNARTMQQALRLALLLEQAHGAGEGAAVEKPKVEAPVPAIARVGEPKVSTGTISGLGGYVLPEVPSPPSPSATKAAVAISEAPAPAVAVAVPSANPEPGAQAGAPPSGEAPSSMTAVRPFASIVDAPPAPAGRSPSIPSAEEAGQTNSLEGPPSLNFSGALSLSRYDALGERRPRAAGPLAGGSNPTPSGETRLLTTETPLTAGARSMLAEGPEAAPRRSGFLLSGLLAAVLVCVAFLGYRAGWFGHTSAQASDPNAVAAVDAGVAHEMVADAGATMTTGASGIGEPDAAIATPVDAGSLSAPAHDDTPPAAAASSAPPAATHSRPSRSRPRPSKPRSAASSDPSAPASSSEPSAPAPSPTTTNAPAPEGQTPAPIPPFVEPESNPNSN; encoded by the coding sequence ATGGCTGCACCCGAGCTCGTAGAGCGCTCCAAGGCACGCATCGGAAGCGTGCTGCGCGACAAATGGCGGTTGGACTCGTTGCTCGGCGTCGGAGGAAGCGCGGCCGTCTATGCTGCAACGCATCGGAACGGGAAGCGCGGCGCCATCAAGTTGCTTCATCCGGAGCTGTCGGTTCAGACGGATTTCGTGGCGCGGTTCCTCCGCGAGGGGTACGTCGCCAACAAGATCGAGCACTCGGGGGCCGTCTCCATTTTGGACGACGATCACACCGAGGACGGAACGGCGTTCTTGGTCATGGAGCTGCTCGAGGGCTACACGCTCGAGCGGCGGCTGCGAAAACAGTCGGCGTTTCCGGTGGGCGATGCGCTGAAGATCGTGGAGGACCTGCTCGACATCGTGAACGCGGCCCACGACAAGGGCATCATCCATCGCGATCTGAAGCCGGCGAACATTTTCGTCACCAAGAAGAACGAGGTCAAAGTCCTCGACTTCGGCATCGCGCGCCTGGGCGAAGCGCACCATTTGAGCGGCTCCACGCAAATGGGGATGCCGCTGGGAACCCCCGCCTTCATGCCGCCGGAGCAGGCGCGCGGTCGCTGGGGGGAGGTCGATGTGCGCACGGATCTCTGGGCCGTGGGTGCGACCCTCTGGGCGCTCTTGTCGGGTCAGAGGCCGCGCCGGGCGGAGACGGCCAACGAGGAGCTCCTGCTCGCGATGACCGAGCCGCTGCCGCCGATTGGCTCGGTGGCGCCGCATGTCTCGCTCGAGGTGTGCAAGCTGGTCGATCGCGCGGTGGCCTTCGATATGAGCGCGCGCTGGCCGAACGCGCGCACCATGCAGCAGGCGCTCCGGCTGGCGCTCTTGCTCGAGCAAGCGCATGGCGCGGGCGAAGGCGCCGCGGTGGAGAAGCCCAAGGTCGAGGCGCCGGTGCCCGCGATCGCGCGGGTGGGTGAGCCCAAGGTCTCCACGGGGACGATCTCGGGGCTCGGCGGGTACGTTCTGCCCGAGGTGCCGTCGCCTCCGTCCCCGTCGGCGACGAAAGCGGCGGTGGCCATTTCGGAGGCGCCGGCTCCGGCGGTGGCGGTGGCCGTGCCGAGCGCCAACCCGGAGCCGGGCGCGCAGGCGGGTGCGCCGCCATCGGGCGAGGCGCCTTCGTCGATGACGGCGGTGCGGCCGTTTGCGTCCATCGTGGATGCGCCGCCGGCGCCAGCGGGGCGCTCGCCTTCCATTCCATCGGCGGAGGAAGCGGGGCAAACCAATTCGCTCGAGGGGCCGCCGTCGCTCAACTTCAGCGGCGCCCTCTCGCTCTCGCGCTATGACGCGCTCGGAGAACGGCGTCCGCGGGCCGCGGGGCCGTTGGCGGGTGGTTCGAACCCCACGCCGTCGGGTGAGACGCGGCTGCTCACGACGGAGACGCCGCTCACGGCGGGCGCGCGGTCGATGCTGGCCGAGGGTCCGGAGGCCGCGCCGCGGCGAAGCGGGTTTTTGCTGTCGGGGCTCCTGGCAGCGGTACTCGTGTGCGTGGCGTTCTTGGGCTATCGGGCCGGGTGGTTCGGGCACACCAGCGCGCAAGCGAGCGATCCGAATGCGGTGGCCGCGGTGGATGCGGGGGTGGCGCACGAGATGGTCGCCGACGCAGGGGCCACGATGACGACGGGCGCGTCGGGGATCGGGGAGCCGGATGCAGCGATCGCGACGCCGGTCGATGCGGGGAGCCTGAGCGCCCCCGCCCACGATGACACTCCGCCCGCGGCGGCTGCGAGCAGCGCGCCGCCTGCGGCAACGCATAGCCGTCCTTCACGTTCGCGGCCGCGGCCCTCCAAGCCGCGTTCGGCCGCATCTTCGGATCCGAGCGCTCCGGCCAGCTCGAGCGAGCCGTCGGCGCCTGCGCCGTCCCCCACCACGACGAATGCGCCTGCACCTGAAGGGCAAACTCCTGCGCCGATTCCGCCGTTCGTCGAGCCGGAGTCGAATCCCAATTCCAATTAG
- a CDS encoding 6-phosphofructokinase, which yields MLERRLGILVGGGPAPGINSVIGAATIRACLSGYEVLGIYDGFKWLIEGNTSHVHPLTITETSRIHFRGGSHIGISRANPTKDPKHLARALESLHHHRITKLITIGGDDTAFSAHKLAEASNGSLSVLHVPKTIDNDLDLPPDIVTFGFQTARHIGVEIVKNLMVDAKTTSRWYFIVAMGRKAGHLALGIGKAAGATLTLIPEEFAPGLRLRTIVDTLAGAIIKRLAYGRQDGVAVLAEGLVEMLSEEDLAGLSGVERDAHGHIRIAEVNFGDIVKRAVQERLSELGIKLTVQAKDIGYEVRCADPIPFDMEYTRDLGYCAARYITEGGSSALVSIQDGRFRPIPFSQIMNPETGRMRVRMVDIESDRYKIARSYMLRLKAEDFQDESEIKRLAGTCNLSPEEFRKEFLPLVQQQKDTPPSLRDSRLPQSSSSSV from the coding sequence ATGCTTGAACGGCGTCTCGGCATTCTGGTCGGCGGGGGCCCTGCTCCCGGTATCAACAGCGTCATCGGTGCAGCAACCATTCGTGCCTGCCTCTCCGGTTACGAGGTGCTGGGCATCTACGATGGCTTCAAGTGGCTCATCGAGGGGAACACGTCCCACGTGCATCCCCTCACCATTACGGAGACGAGCCGCATTCACTTCCGCGGGGGCTCGCACATCGGCATCTCGCGCGCGAACCCCACGAAGGATCCGAAGCACCTCGCGCGCGCGCTCGAATCGCTGCATCACCATCGCATCACCAAGCTGATCACCATCGGCGGCGACGACACCGCCTTCAGCGCGCACAAGCTCGCGGAGGCGTCGAACGGAAGCCTGTCGGTGCTCCACGTCCCCAAGACGATCGACAACGATCTCGATCTGCCGCCCGACATCGTGACATTCGGCTTTCAGACGGCGCGCCACATCGGCGTGGAGATCGTGAAGAACCTGATGGTCGACGCCAAGACGACGTCGCGCTGGTATTTCATCGTGGCCATGGGGCGAAAGGCCGGGCATTTGGCGCTCGGCATCGGCAAGGCCGCGGGGGCCACGCTCACGCTCATCCCGGAGGAGTTCGCGCCCGGGCTTCGCCTTCGCACGATCGTCGATACGTTGGCGGGGGCGATCATCAAGCGCCTCGCGTATGGCCGGCAGGACGGCGTCGCGGTGCTGGCGGAAGGTTTGGTCGAGATGCTCTCCGAGGAAGATCTCGCGGGGCTCTCAGGGGTGGAGCGGGACGCGCACGGGCACATCCGCATCGCCGAGGTCAACTTCGGCGACATCGTCAAGCGCGCCGTGCAAGAGCGGCTCAGCGAGCTCGGGATCAAGCTCACCGTGCAGGCGAAGGACATCGGCTACGAGGTCCGGTGTGCCGACCCGATCCCCTTCGACATGGAGTACACGCGCGATCTCGGCTATTGCGCGGCGCGCTACATCACCGAAGGCGGCAGCTCAGCCCTGGTATCGATTCAGGATGGGCGCTTCCGTCCCATTCCGTTTTCGCAGATCATGAACCCGGAGACGGGGCGCATGCGAGTGCGGATGGTGGACATCGAATCGGATCGCTACAAGATCGCGCGGAGTTACATGCTTCGGTTGAAGGCAGAAGATTTCCAAGACGAGAGCGAGATCAAGCGGCTGGCGGGCACGTGCAACCTGTCGCCCGAGGAGTTCCGCAAGGAGTTCCTTCCGCTGGTTCAGCAGCAGAAGGACACCCCGCCGTCGCTTCGGGATTCGAGGCTGCCGCAGTCGAGCTCGAGCTCCGTGTGA
- a CDS encoding PAS domain-containing sensor histidine kinase translates to MKPPEDILKQMPVPVAMFTGPDHVYEFANRLHDDVMGRTNVIGKAFREVYPELVGTPILEALDHVYRTGEPFSAEEFSIPLIRGGKKREAIFKFAIEPLRDESGATTGLLTVGIEVTEQVLARWDLGAALNVHKRAETMRERLLGIVGHDLRNPLSTITVSAHMMLKQESLTAAQQKIARRILNSAERMARMIAEILDFTEGRLGGGIPITRALINLHEVTAQTVEELCVLYPDRTISLETHGDAKGHWDSDRMVQVLTNLVLHAHQSAPKESSIQVIVAGEADDVRLDVSYAAPAIPDDILPYIFDPFLRATEGGNAQKPLRGLGLALYIVDQIVRAHGGTIDVRSTADTTTFSARIPRTEAHET, encoded by the coding sequence GTGAAACCTCCCGAGGACATTCTCAAGCAAATGCCGGTGCCCGTGGCGATGTTCACGGGCCCGGACCACGTCTACGAGTTCGCCAACCGACTCCACGACGACGTGATGGGCCGGACGAATGTCATCGGGAAAGCGTTTCGCGAGGTTTATCCCGAGCTGGTGGGGACCCCCATCCTCGAGGCGCTCGATCACGTGTACCGCACGGGCGAGCCGTTCTCGGCGGAGGAGTTTTCCATTCCGCTCATCCGCGGTGGAAAGAAGCGCGAGGCGATCTTCAAATTCGCCATCGAGCCTCTCCGCGACGAGAGCGGCGCGACCACGGGTCTGCTCACCGTCGGCATCGAGGTGACCGAGCAGGTGCTGGCCCGCTGGGACCTTGGCGCTGCCCTCAACGTGCACAAGCGCGCCGAGACCATGCGCGAGCGCCTGCTCGGCATCGTGGGCCACGATCTGCGAAACCCGCTGTCGACCATCACGGTGTCCGCGCACATGATGCTGAAGCAGGAGTCGCTCACGGCGGCGCAGCAGAAGATCGCGCGGCGCATCTTGAACAGCGCCGAGCGCATGGCGCGCATGATCGCCGAGATCCTGGACTTCACGGAGGGGCGGCTCGGCGGCGGCATTCCCATCACGCGGGCGCTCATCAACCTGCACGAGGTCACTGCACAGACGGTCGAAGAGCTCTGCGTGCTCTACCCCGATCGAACCATCTCGCTCGAGACCCACGGCGACGCCAAAGGGCATTGGGACTCGGACCGCATGGTCCAGGTGCTGACGAACCTGGTGCTCCACGCGCACCAATCCGCGCCCAAGGAGTCGTCCATCCAGGTCATCGTGGCCGGCGAAGCCGACGACGTCCGCCTCGACGTCTCCTACGCGGCGCCGGCCATCCCCGACGACATCCTGCCGTACATCTTCGATCCATTCCTGCGCGCCACCGAGGGCGGCAACGCCCAAAAGCCGCTGCGCGGGCTCGGTCTGGCGCTCTACATCGTCGACCAAATCGTGCGCGCCCACGGCGGCACCATCGACGTGCGCTCCACGGCGGACACCACCACGTTCTCCGCGCGCATCCCCCGCACCGAGGCGCACGAGACCTAG
- a CDS encoding Rpn family recombination-promoting nuclease/putative transposase has protein sequence MTSHPHDALFRAVFSEPENASGELQAVLPPSLAARFDWSTLRHEPGSFVDEAFVGRHTDLLFSVSLRHNRAERAFAYVLMEHQSEPDRFMVLRVLGYQVRIWEQFLKDHPDAKRLPAILPIVVHHGERGWHEAVRFSEILAIEPDDYAELSEFVPSFRFMLDDLIQVSDEELRDRATATAYARLALFFLKQTRRGDALVQGLHVFSALLRELWRTPRGEAALATLLRYYVTVKEGTTEPLRQAVVAAIGPKVEGVLMTIAENWVAQGLLKGKAETLLEVLEARGLRVTSEQRARILACTDPTQLSRWAKTVVTATSADALFAP, from the coding sequence ATGACGTCGCACCCCCACGACGCGCTTTTCCGCGCCGTTTTCTCGGAGCCCGAGAACGCATCGGGCGAGCTCCAGGCCGTGCTCCCACCGTCGCTGGCGGCGCGCTTCGACTGGAGCACCCTCCGCCACGAGCCGGGCAGCTTCGTCGACGAAGCGTTCGTGGGGCGGCACACGGACCTCCTCTTCTCGGTGTCGCTCCGCCACAATCGCGCCGAGCGCGCCTTCGCGTACGTGTTGATGGAGCATCAAAGCGAGCCGGATCGCTTCATGGTTCTTCGCGTGCTCGGCTACCAGGTTCGCATCTGGGAGCAGTTCTTGAAGGACCACCCCGACGCGAAACGCCTTCCGGCGATCCTCCCTATCGTCGTTCACCATGGGGAGCGCGGCTGGCACGAGGCGGTGCGCTTCTCGGAGATCCTCGCGATCGAGCCCGACGACTACGCCGAGCTCAGCGAATTCGTTCCGAGCTTTCGGTTCATGCTGGATGACCTCATCCAGGTGAGCGACGAAGAGCTACGCGATCGCGCGACGGCCACGGCCTACGCCCGCCTCGCGCTCTTCTTCCTCAAACAAACGCGACGTGGCGACGCATTGGTGCAGGGCTTACACGTATTCTCCGCGCTGCTCCGCGAGCTCTGGCGCACTCCCCGCGGCGAAGCGGCCCTGGCGACGCTCCTGCGCTATTATGTCACCGTGAAAGAAGGGACGACCGAGCCGCTACGGCAAGCCGTGGTGGCTGCGATCGGTCCAAAGGTCGAAGGAGTGCTCATGACGATCGCGGAAAACTGGGTAGCGCAGGGCTTGCTCAAGGGCAAAGCCGAGACATTGCTCGAGGTGCTCGAAGCCCGCGGTCTCCGTGTGACGAGCGAACAGCGCGCGCGGATCCTCGCGTGCACGGACCCGACGCAGCTCTCGCGCTGGGCCAAAACGGTCGTTACGGCGACGTCCGCCGACGCGCTCTTCGCACCCTAG